In Serinicoccus marinus DSM 15273, the genomic stretch GGCGCGCTGCCGAAGAAGAAGCTGGCCTCCGAGCTGGAGCCGTACACCACCTGACGCTCAGCGACAGCGTCGCACGTTGTCCACAGCCGTCCATGGGGTTTATCCACAACCCTGTGGACGGCTGTCGTCGTGTGTGGGTCGGCTTGGTGTGCCGCACCTGATCAGCGATGATGGTCTCCTCATGACTGCCGCTGCTCCATGCCTGGGATGGCCGTCCTCGGCCCACGATCGTCCACCCTCTTCTCCCCGTCACGTGTGGTCTCCTGTCAGCTGGCCATCGGCTGACGCCAGGGTTTCACGGGAAACACCAGAGAGCCCGAGCGCGACCACGAAGGCGACAGCGTCTCCCTCGGTTTCACAGGAAACCGCCGTCGCGCCCACAGCGGCGACGACCCAGCCGGGACCGTGGCAGGGAACGCGCGTCATCACCGTCTCCAACCAGAAGGGCGGAGTCGGCAAGACCACCACCGCCGTCAACCTGGCCGCCGCCATGGCCACTAGTGGCCTGAGCGTCCTCGTCATCGACATGGATCCGCAGGGCAACGCCAGCACGGCCCTGTCCATCCCCCACACCAGCGGCACGGCCGGGATCTACGACGTGCTCATCGACGGCATCCCCCTGGCCGACGTGGTGCAGGACTGTCCTCAGGTGCCCGGTCTCTCCTGCGCACCGGCGACCATCGACCTCGCCGGCGCAGAGATCGAGCTGGTTCCCCTCGTGGCGCGGGAGAACCGGCTCCGCCGGGCACTCACGACGTATCTGGAGGATCAGGCGGAAGTGGTGGACCTGGTCGTCATCGACTGTCCACCCAGCCTCGGACTGCTCACCGTCAACGCCTTCGTGGCCGCGCGCGAGGTGCTCATCCCGATCCAGTGCGAGTACTACGCCCTCGAGGGCCTGAGCCAGCTGCTGAAGAACGTCGAGCTGATCCAGCAGCACCTCAACAGCGACCTCGAGGTCTCCACGATCTTGCTGACGATGTTCGACGGGCGCACGCGCCTGGCGGCCGACGTCGCCGAACAGGTGCGGGAGCACTTCGGGGAACGAGTCCTTCGCACGGCGATCCCGCGGTCGGTGCGCATCAGCGAGGCCCCGAGCCACGGCGAGACCGTGATCACCTATGACCCGACGAGCACCGGTGCCCTGTCCTACGCAGACGCCGCGGCCGAGATGCGCACGATGAAGGAGCCTGCATGAGCGAGCGTCGACGAGGACTGGGTCGGGGCCTGGGAGCCCTGATCCCTGCCGCGACCGAAGGAGAACGCGAGCGGCCGAGGGACGTGTTCTTCCCCCGGGGTGCCGAGGAAGGGTCGGAGCCTACGCACGACGGCGGCACGGACCCCGGTTCCCTCGGCGCGGTCGGCTCCCTCGAGGGTTTCACGGGAAACGGTTCCACCGGGAACGGCGACGACACCCGGCGGACCGACCAGCTCGCGCGTGCTCGGACGGCGGGAGACGAGGCCGCGACCGCTCCTGACGACCGCTCCGTCTCCCTGGCCCCGGTGCCGGGCGCGGTCTTCGCCGAGATCCCGGTCGAGCAGGTCCGGCCCAACCCGCGCCAGCCCCGGGAGGTCTTCGACGAGGACGAGCTGGCCGAGCTCGTGACCAGCATCCAGGAGCTCGGCGTCCTCCAGCCGGTCGTCGTACGCCGCACGGAGCCGACGGCCCACGGCGGCGAGCCGGTCTACGAGCTGGTCATGGGTGAGCGTCGACTCCGTGCCTCCCAGGCGGCTGGCCAGGACACCATCCCCGCCATCGTGCGCGCGACCGAGGACGAGCACATGCTCCGGGACGCGCTCCTGGAGAATCTGCACCGTGCCCAGCTCAACCCGCTGGAAGAGGCGGCGGCCTACCAGCAGCTGCTCGAGGACTTCGGCTGCACGCACGACGAGCTGGCCGCCCGCATCGGGCGGTCGCGACCGCAGATCAGCAACACCATCCGGTTGCTCAAGCTGCCGCCCATGGTCCAACGTCGCGTCGCCTCCGGCGTGCTCAGCGCCGGTCACGCGCGGGCGCTCCTCGCGCTGCCGGACGGAGCGGCCATGGAGCGTCTTGCCCAGCGCATCGTCGCCGAGGGACTCTCGGTCCGCTCGGTCGAGGAGATCATCACGCTCGGCTCGGACGACGCGCCCCCTCGACGCCGGCGCAGCAGCGCCGTCGCGTCCCCCGATCTCGCGGAGGTGGCCGACACCCTGTCCGGACGACTGGACACGCGGGTCCAGGTCTCGATGGGACGCCGCAAGGGGAAGATGGTGATCGAGTTCGCGGGCAAGGACGATCTCGACCGTATCCTGCAGCTGCTGGACAGCCGCTCGGGCGAGTGACCTAACGAGTCTGTCGGCGCCGCCCTGAGCGCCGTGCGCCGGAGCGTGGTGCGCCGGAGCGCGACGCCGGCGCATCCACCGGTCGGACGACCTCCACGACCCGGACCGGGCCGGCGGGGGTGCCCTCGGCCAGCACATGGAGCCGGGACGTGTCGACGCGGCGCCGCCGCAGCATCGGCGCCGCCTCCTCCAGCTCGCGCTCCGCCGCCTCGCCCTTGAGGGCCAGCAGCCGCCCGCCCTCCTCGAGCAGCGGCACCGACCATCCCACCAGTTTGTCCAGGGACG encodes the following:
- a CDS encoding ParB/RepB/Spo0J family partition protein, with amino-acid sequence MSERRRGLGRGLGALIPAATEGERERPRDVFFPRGAEEGSEPTHDGGTDPGSLGAVGSLEGFTGNGSTGNGDDTRRTDQLARARTAGDEAATAPDDRSVSLAPVPGAVFAEIPVEQVRPNPRQPREVFDEDELAELVTSIQELGVLQPVVVRRTEPTAHGGEPVYELVMGERRLRASQAAGQDTIPAIVRATEDEHMLRDALLENLHRAQLNPLEEAAAYQQLLEDFGCTHDELAARIGRSRPQISNTIRLLKLPPMVQRRVASGVLSAGHARALLALPDGAAMERLAQRIVAEGLSVRSVEEIITLGSDDAPPRRRRSSAVASPDLAEVADTLSGRLDTRVQVSMGRRKGKMVIEFAGKDDLDRILQLLDSRSGE
- a CDS encoding ParA family protein — protein: MTAAAPCLGWPSSAHDRPPSSPRHVWSPVSWPSADARVSRETPESPSATTKATASPSVSQETAVAPTAATTQPGPWQGTRVITVSNQKGGVGKTTTAVNLAAAMATSGLSVLVIDMDPQGNASTALSIPHTSGTAGIYDVLIDGIPLADVVQDCPQVPGLSCAPATIDLAGAEIELVPLVARENRLRRALTTYLEDQAEVVDLVVIDCPPSLGLLTVNAFVAAREVLIPIQCEYYALEGLSQLLKNVELIQQHLNSDLEVSTILLTMFDGRTRLAADVAEQVREHFGERVLRTAIPRSVRISEAPSHGETVITYDPTSTGALSYADAAAEMRTMKEPA